The following proteins come from a genomic window of Enterobacter chengduensis:
- a CDS encoding DUF5375 family protein, with amino-acid sequence MKSRTLSLSLRVALYRRAVACAWLSVCHQQNHHLQLTLEEIETAIAHELEGFYLRQHGQTKGMEIACALLSDLMESGPLMSCPALSQLGIAVMDELCVRHIKKPVLH; translated from the coding sequence ATGAAATCACGCACTCTTTCCCTTTCACTTCGGGTGGCTTTATATCGCCGTGCGGTTGCCTGCGCCTGGCTGAGTGTCTGCCATCAGCAAAACCACCACCTGCAGCTCACTCTGGAGGAAATTGAAACCGCTATTGCCCATGAGCTTGAAGGATTTTATCTGCGACAACACGGGCAAACAAAAGGCATGGAAATCGCCTGCGCCCTGCTTTCAGACCTGATGGAATCCGGCCCTCTAATGTCCTGTCCCGCACTCTCCCAACTCGGAATAGCCGTAATGGATGAGTTATGCGTCCGTCACATCAAAAAGCCGGTTTTACACTGA
- a CDS encoding host cell division inhibitor Icd-like protein, translating into MKLALQSHLLFSGLRPDIFSRYSFSAAAKSAAGICSPCNLLATQHASSVFFYVVAQAHLFFGLRCLHRGSCQIMVVRAGQPSGWPVSNKAGTANPVRAITHEICSSGGGNNRYLLEIALMATILAPSHPQFIFVFAAVRRAERKPRISMLRIVASDEYHARLSLVHEYVLCLAARLPVREVM; encoded by the coding sequence GTGAAACTGGCTTTGCAGTCTCATCTCCTTTTTTCTGGCTTGCGTCCTGATATCTTTTCCAGGTATAGTTTTTCCGCTGCCGCAAAATCGGCAGCCGGGATTTGCAGCCCGTGTAACTTATTGGCGACACAGCACGCGTCGAGCGTGTTTTTTTATGTCGTTGCTCAGGCACACCTATTTTTCGGGCTGCGGTGCTTACACCGTGGCTCCTGTCAGATAATGGTGGTCCGGGCGGGGCAGCCTTCGGGCTGGCCGGTTTCCAATAAGGCCGGTACTGCAAACCCCGTCCGGGCCATCACCCATGAGATTTGCAGCTCTGGTGGTGGCAATAACCGCTACTTATTGGAGATTGCCCTTATGGCTACGATCCTCGCCCCATCACATCCTCAATTTATCTTTGTTTTTGCCGCCGTTCGTCGTGCAGAACGTAAACCACGTATCAGTATGCTGCGTATTGTCGCCAGCGATGAGTATCATGCGCGTCTTTCACTGGTCCATGAATATGTGCTTTGCCTTGCTGCTCGCCTGCCTGTCCGGGAGGTGATGTGA
- a CDS encoding helix-turn-helix transcriptional regulator, translating to MNSISVSTPAPAAPVLPVPAQQERFIRLPEVMHLCGLSRSTIYDLISRDAFPQQISLGGKNVAWVQSEVSAWMAARIAAREQGGHA from the coding sequence ATGAATAGTATTTCCGTTTCCACCCCGGCACCAGCTGCTCCGGTGCTCCCGGTTCCGGCTCAGCAGGAGCGCTTCATACGATTACCTGAAGTGATGCACCTTTGCGGGCTATCCCGTTCAACCATCTACGACCTTATCAGCCGCGATGCCTTCCCGCAGCAGATATCCCTAGGTGGAAAAAATGTGGCCTGGGTACAGTCGGAGGTCAGTGCATGGATGGCGGCGCGAATTGCTGCCCGCGAGCAAGGAGGCCATGCGTGA